A window from Actinomycetospora corticicola encodes these proteins:
- a CDS encoding flippase produces the protein MSTRSTAIARGVAIQVLAKFSALPLSMVTLGIATRYLGEGGYGVLAAAVVFAQTFEAFTELGLGTIIVRRVAGLGGNLERLVGMNISFSTVYALPLAIIAAIAGIGVYWGDYEQQAAVCVLAVGLIFTTVSSCYEPVFDVKVRYSSAASAEFFSRVLTLSAAASVAYFDWGLLAMCAVQIIPQALRLVIQWWGARRLTQLSWVVDWPEMWKLLKEAFPLTVISIIAVLYWRADGLLLSILGTSEQIGGYYAALQIAFTLTLISQVFERSVLSTINETYNSDRARFARAVDQGYRFLLLMGFPIAVIGWPLAQRMADLVGGSNGVGAFAGPPLQFFFIAVAMTFLSAIVSDGLIAAHEQRYLTTMSTINLVINIVGNIILIPHLGAVACGIMLIVTETIGVLASQWRLRRHGVHPLPFAYLARLVPAGLLALGAIYLTYDLPLLIPLAAGGIAYFGGALLVGAIPPAMRNALLGALRPKSLDRMEAEAAAENADDGIGAAPSAPTVEPRIDPAGVGLDAATTVLPGMSRVPEGRSALDAETAQMRPTVAAGTRSVPRRDLADITDVPTMELDMAALQTIRMRQQGKFVEMRVIRKG, from the coding sequence ATGAGCACCCGGTCCACGGCGATCGCCCGAGGCGTCGCGATCCAGGTGCTCGCCAAGTTCTCGGCGCTGCCGCTGTCGATGGTCACCCTCGGCATCGCCACCCGCTACCTCGGCGAGGGCGGGTACGGCGTCCTCGCCGCGGCGGTCGTCTTCGCGCAGACCTTCGAGGCCTTCACCGAGCTCGGCCTGGGCACCATCATCGTGCGCCGCGTGGCGGGCCTCGGCGGGAACCTCGAGCGCCTCGTCGGGATGAACATCTCCTTCTCGACGGTGTACGCGCTCCCGTTGGCGATCATCGCCGCGATCGCGGGCATCGGCGTCTACTGGGGCGACTACGAGCAGCAGGCCGCGGTCTGCGTCCTGGCCGTCGGACTGATCTTCACGACGGTCTCGTCCTGCTACGAACCGGTCTTCGACGTCAAGGTCCGGTACTCCTCCGCCGCGTCGGCGGAGTTCTTCTCCCGGGTGCTGACCCTCTCGGCGGCCGCCTCCGTCGCCTACTTCGACTGGGGTCTGCTCGCCATGTGCGCGGTGCAGATCATCCCCCAGGCGCTGCGTCTGGTGATCCAGTGGTGGGGCGCGCGCCGGCTGACCCAGCTGAGCTGGGTGGTCGACTGGCCCGAGATGTGGAAGCTGCTCAAGGAGGCCTTCCCGCTCACCGTCATCTCGATCATCGCGGTGCTCTACTGGCGCGCGGACGGCCTGCTGCTGTCGATCCTCGGCACGTCCGAACAGATCGGTGGGTACTACGCCGCCCTGCAGATCGCGTTCACGCTCACGCTGATCTCGCAGGTGTTCGAGCGCTCCGTGCTCTCGACGATCAACGAGACCTACAACTCCGATCGGGCCCGCTTCGCCCGCGCCGTCGACCAGGGCTACCGGTTCCTGCTGCTCATGGGTTTCCCGATCGCGGTGATCGGGTGGCCGCTGGCGCAGCGGATGGCCGACCTCGTGGGCGGCTCGAACGGCGTCGGCGCGTTCGCCGGTCCGCCCCTGCAGTTCTTCTTCATCGCCGTGGCCATGACGTTCCTGTCGGCGATCGTCTCCGACGGGCTCATCGCCGCCCACGAGCAGCGCTACCTGACGACGATGTCGACGATCAACCTGGTCATCAACATCGTCGGCAACATCATCCTCATCCCGCACCTCGGCGCCGTGGCGTGCGGGATCATGCTGATCGTCACCGAGACGATCGGGGTGCTCGCCTCGCAGTGGCGGCTGCGCCGCCACGGCGTGCACCCGCTGCCGTTCGCCTACCTGGCCCGGCTCGTCCCCGCCGGCCTGCTCGCCCTCGGCGCGATCTATCTGACCTACGACCTGCCGCTGCTCATCCCGCTCGCGGCGGGCGGCATCGCCTACTTCGGCGGCGCGCTGCTCGTCGGGGCGATCCCGCCCGCGATGCGCAACGCCCTGCTCGGCGCGCTGCGCCCGAAGAGCCTCGACCGCATGGAGGCCGAGGCCGCGGCGGAGAACGCCGACGACGGCATCGGCGCCGCGCCCTCCGCGCCGACGGTCGAGCCGCGGATCGACCCGGCCGGCGTGGGCCTGGACGCGGCGACCACCGTGCTGCCCGGCATGTCGCGGGTGCCCGAGGGTCGCAGCGCCCTCGACGCCGAGACCGCCCAGATGCGCCCGACGGTCGCCGCCGGCACCCGCAGCGTCCCCCGCCGGGACCTCGCCGACATCACCGACGTGCCCACCATGGAGCTCGACATGGCGGCGCTGCAGACGATCCGCATGCGTCAGCAGGGCAAGTTCGTCGAGATGCGCGTCATCCGGAAGGGCTGA
- a CDS encoding glycosyltransferase translates to MSGRELAVLIVSYRRADLLDRALRSVEKHLPDAPVYVWDNASSGSDEVRALAGTWPQVHWTFSASNLGYIAAMNRLAAQCPDADMLHLNPDAELIGPLTAARAALAEPRVAAVSPTVLDPEGRERPWDVAHREQSVLRNLLNAAGYAKRLREHPRLAGLSDLYPETPHDVDGYMAGCCLLLSRDAWNALGPFDERFFVYGEDATWQPAARRAGWTLKLVDDDGPQVRHAAAGTQTGDPLASQRGVDLLRAAQVMALGNAGNRGPGTVFSLGTAVLDRVQRSKRTDRRRRRIALTERAAGRPGVVVTTNDLDLGGAERQRVLLANALAARGHPVTMVCLQGLGLYTAELDPRVRLAFVPWWQPTVEVAGDEAVVVGGVTNTEVAFARAWRALGRVSGQERRWMPATHDPARLDRATYSDTLASSLRTADGLLVLSAQHHVDLTRHQALTDVVMAAPNGIPTADPLPFRATGTAPVRFAMLTRVVEYKNPLLLIEALAATGRDDWTLDVFGDGPDKARLEARTPAALRDRVRWRGAVSGPDAAFAETDVLCVPSDFEAFPLVMVEAMTRGVPVMASASGTVPEMLDDGAAGVVVAPATVQAWTAALMTALADRDRLAALGAAGRERALARYTDAAMADAYQRAFARLFGRPVPGGPTEPAELL, encoded by the coding sequence GTGTCGGGTCGTGAGCTGGCGGTCCTGATCGTGTCGTACCGGCGGGCCGACCTGCTGGACCGGGCGCTGCGCAGCGTCGAGAAGCACCTCCCGGACGCGCCGGTGTACGTGTGGGACAACGCGTCGTCGGGCTCGGACGAGGTCCGCGCGCTGGCGGGGACCTGGCCGCAGGTGCACTGGACCTTCTCGGCGTCCAACCTCGGCTACATCGCGGCGATGAACCGGCTCGCGGCGCAGTGCCCGGACGCCGACATGCTGCACCTCAATCCCGACGCCGAGCTCATCGGTCCGCTGACCGCGGCCCGGGCGGCCCTCGCGGAGCCGCGCGTCGCCGCCGTCTCCCCGACCGTGCTCGACCCCGAGGGCCGCGAGCGCCCCTGGGATGTCGCGCACCGCGAGCAGAGCGTGCTGCGGAACCTGCTCAACGCCGCCGGCTACGCGAAGCGGCTCCGGGAGCACCCGCGCCTGGCCGGGCTCTCGGACCTCTACCCCGAGACGCCGCACGACGTCGACGGCTACATGGCGGGCTGCTGCCTGCTCCTGTCCCGCGACGCGTGGAACGCCCTGGGACCCTTCGACGAGCGCTTCTTCGTCTACGGCGAGGACGCCACCTGGCAGCCCGCGGCCCGCCGCGCGGGATGGACGCTCAAGCTGGTCGACGACGACGGGCCGCAGGTGCGGCACGCCGCGGCGGGCACCCAGACCGGCGACCCGCTCGCCTCGCAGCGTGGGGTCGACCTGCTGCGGGCCGCCCAGGTGATGGCGCTCGGCAACGCGGGCAACCGCGGGCCGGGCACGGTCTTCTCGCTGGGCACCGCGGTGCTCGACCGCGTGCAGCGCTCCAAGCGCACCGACCGCCGTCGTCGCCGGATCGCCCTGACCGAGCGCGCGGCCGGGCGGCCCGGCGTCGTGGTGACGACGAACGACCTCGACCTCGGCGGGGCCGAGCGGCAGCGGGTGCTGCTGGCCAACGCGCTCGCGGCACGCGGCCACCCGGTGACGATGGTGTGCCTGCAGGGCCTCGGGCTCTACACCGCCGAGCTCGACCCGCGGGTGCGGCTCGCGTTCGTCCCGTGGTGGCAGCCGACGGTGGAGGTCGCGGGCGACGAGGCCGTCGTCGTCGGCGGGGTCACCAACACCGAGGTCGCCTTCGCCCGGGCATGGCGGGCGCTCGGGCGCGTGTCCGGGCAGGAGCGGCGCTGGATGCCCGCGACGCACGACCCGGCGCGGCTCGACCGGGCCACCTACTCCGACACGCTCGCGAGCAGCCTGCGCACCGCCGACGGGCTGCTGGTGCTCTCCGCGCAGCACCACGTCGACCTGACCCGACACCAGGCGCTCACCGACGTCGTCATGGCCGCCCCGAACGGCATCCCGACCGCCGACCCGCTGCCGTTCCGCGCGACCGGCACCGCGCCGGTCCGGTTCGCCATGCTGACCCGGGTCGTCGAGTACAAGAACCCGCTGCTGCTCATCGAGGCGCTCGCCGCCACCGGGCGTGACGACTGGACGCTCGACGTCTTCGGCGACGGCCCGGACAAGGCCCGGCTCGAGGCGCGGACGCCCGCGGCGCTGCGCGACCGGGTGCGCTGGCGCGGGGCGGTGTCCGGCCCGGACGCGGCGTTCGCCGAGACCGACGTGCTCTGCGTCCCCAGCGACTTCGAGGCGTTCCCGCTGGTGATGGTGGAGGCGATGACCCGGGGCGTGCCGGTGATGGCCTCGGCCAGCGGCACGGTGCCGGAGATGCTCGACGACGGCGCCGCCGGAGTCGTGGTCGCCCCGGCGACCGTCCAGGCCTGGACCGCGGCGCTGATGACCGCGCTGGCGGACCGCGACCGGCTCGCCGCCCTCGGCGCGGCCGGGCGGGAGCGGGCGCTCGCGCGCTACACCGACGCCGCGATGGCCGACGCCTACCAGCGGGCGTTCGCCCGGCTGTTCGGCCGGCCGGTCCCCGGTGGCCCGACCGAGCCGGCGGAGCTGCTGTGA
- a CDS encoding glycosyltransferase, which translates to MKVLWLSPWLRTLTRVQVDALTTAGHECLVVTTDQHYEKVAARSDERVLDPAIKDPRTLPALARVTAEARRFGPDVVVSELMHDPRWLPMTRLAPLVQVVHDDRPHDATEERPWHQRAVLDHQTRSAAAVVAPSAHVAAVLSARFGRRIDVVPVTSDVPEAALPPVPVPASERRDFVLLGRMSPYKNVEVALRAWAAHTASPAHRGDRLLLLGNGPLSELDLPEHVEWRREHFSYADVLPDLARAKGSLAHYRLATQSGVQVLSMQLGVPTIVSDSGGLPEFAPPSLPPLPIDDVAGLTAVFGRLADPAVAAEVGAAARAHYLAHFSADRAAEGWATVFARVSAAAGSERRAPSVG; encoded by the coding sequence GTGAAGGTCCTCTGGCTGTCCCCCTGGCTGCGCACGCTCACGCGCGTGCAGGTCGACGCCCTCACCACGGCCGGGCACGAGTGCCTGGTGGTGACCACCGACCAGCACTACGAGAAGGTCGCCGCGCGGTCCGACGAGCGGGTCCTCGACCCGGCGATCAAGGACCCGCGCACGCTCCCCGCCCTCGCGCGGGTGACGGCGGAGGCCCGCCGGTTCGGGCCCGACGTCGTGGTCTCCGAGCTCATGCACGACCCCCGGTGGCTGCCGATGACCCGGCTCGCGCCGCTGGTGCAGGTGGTCCACGACGACCGCCCCCACGACGCGACCGAGGAACGGCCCTGGCACCAGCGCGCGGTGCTCGACCACCAGACCCGCTCGGCGGCGGCCGTCGTCGCGCCGAGCGCGCACGTGGCGGCGGTGCTGTCGGCGCGGTTCGGGCGCCGGATCGACGTGGTGCCGGTGACCTCCGACGTCCCCGAGGCGGCGCTGCCCCCCGTGCCCGTGCCTGCCTCGGAGCGGCGGGACTTCGTGCTGCTCGGTCGGATGTCCCCGTACAAGAACGTCGAGGTGGCGCTGCGGGCGTGGGCGGCGCACACCGCGTCCCCGGCCCACCGGGGCGACCGGCTGCTGCTGCTCGGGAACGGTCCGCTGTCCGAGCTCGACCTGCCGGAGCACGTCGAATGGCGGCGTGAGCACTTCTCCTACGCCGACGTCCTGCCCGACCTGGCGCGCGCCAAGGGGTCCCTCGCGCACTACCGGCTCGCGACCCAGAGCGGCGTCCAGGTGCTCTCGATGCAACTGGGCGTCCCGACGATCGTCTCCGACTCCGGAGGCCTCCCCGAGTTCGCCCCGCCGTCGCTGCCGCCGCTGCCGATCGACGACGTCGCCGGTCTGACCGCCGTGTTCGGTCGCCTCGCCGACCCCGCCGTGGCCGCCGAGGTCGGCGCGGCCGCCCGCGCCCACTACCTGGCGCACTTCTCCGCCGACCGTGCCGCCGAGGGGTGGGCGACCGTGTTCGCCCGGGTGTCGGCGGCCGCCGGTTCCGAGCGAAGGGCCCCCTCGGTCGGGTAG
- a CDS encoding Wzz/FepE/Etk N-terminal domain-containing protein produces MTVTSALRKAWWVLVLGAVLGAVVGLVVDLRVSGQGYTSASQVLVSGGGGGDADEVYNANQYVNQRMSTYAEFVTSDQVLGPAAQQLGISEPDLASRVTANAGSDTTVLSIDVQGATPDDAVRSARAVTQSFTQAVEVLETPAPGQPPRITTQVTGDPSTPTQSQSSSVLRVAGGAIAGLLLVLIGVVLYGSQYVRRTGNRVLAWVSSDPDGARPPMMGPPTGANPALGPPPGYYPPPGRPLPPPPRPSGPPAPQPAVDPTPTTPVSAAQLAAARGAGPGSSEATQRVQGGESGAGAGAAKPAAAAADGKPSGSSSGGTSGTSAGSSGAGSSGTGEGSGPGKAGAVAAGAAGAAAGAAAAKAASSSGPGGSPGSGPQSPSKPSAGPGQKPSAGGPSPSGPAQQNGSAQSGQNGRPGPGPGPQSPSKPSPSKPSPGGATAAGAAAGSAGGGAKNAGPANGANGQAGRGGQTPSGPGAPKPGATPGPNGAGPKPSPAAQQNGPKGQQQNGAKSQAPQGGQQNAPQGGQQQNGAKGQAPQGGQQQGTPQSQQQNGAKGQAPQGGQQNAPQGQQQNGARGQTPQSGPPQAAPKQGGPTPGPAQNPGAAKSGAAPSSGSPAPAGAKGSSGPGGGAAPKPAPAANGSAVNGQAGAAAAGSGPKPAPAANGSGSAPKPSAPEADAPTTTVGTSPSSSSSSSPTPRRPAPGKPVSIKPKSPSSTSSPSPAPSVAPGGHTPARSGGLDADTVAVDMRRKGGPSPTPRPRPRPDATPNRVASTTSGDADRGGSRD; encoded by the coding sequence ATGACCGTGACGTCAGCGCTACGCAAGGCGTGGTGGGTGCTCGTGCTCGGTGCCGTGCTCGGTGCCGTGGTGGGTCTCGTCGTGGACCTCCGGGTCTCGGGGCAGGGGTACACCTCCGCGTCCCAGGTCCTCGTCTCCGGAGGCGGGGGTGGGGACGCCGACGAGGTCTACAACGCGAACCAGTACGTCAACCAGCGGATGTCGACGTACGCGGAGTTCGTGACGAGCGACCAGGTGCTCGGCCCGGCCGCCCAGCAGCTCGGGATCTCCGAGCCGGACCTCGCCTCGCGGGTCACGGCCAACGCGGGGAGCGACACGACCGTCCTGTCGATCGACGTGCAGGGGGCCACCCCCGACGACGCCGTCCGGTCCGCCCGGGCGGTCACCCAGTCCTTCACCCAGGCCGTCGAGGTCCTCGAGACGCCGGCCCCGGGTCAGCCGCCACGCATCACCACGCAGGTCACCGGCGACCCGTCCACCCCGACGCAGAGCCAGTCCAGCTCCGTGCTGCGCGTGGCGGGCGGCGCGATCGCCGGGCTCCTGCTCGTGCTGATCGGCGTGGTCCTCTACGGCTCGCAGTACGTGCGCCGCACGGGGAACCGGGTCCTCGCGTGGGTGTCCAGCGACCCCGACGGCGCCCGGCCCCCGATGATGGGCCCGCCGACCGGGGCGAACCCCGCGCTCGGTCCTCCGCCCGGCTACTACCCGCCGCCCGGTCGGCCCCTGCCCCCGCCGCCGCGACCGTCGGGTCCGCCCGCGCCGCAGCCGGCGGTCGACCCGACCCCGACCACCCCGGTCTCCGCGGCGCAGCTCGCCGCCGCCCGTGGCGCCGGCCCCGGGTCGTCCGAGGCCACCCAGCGGGTGCAGGGCGGCGAGTCCGGTGCCGGCGCCGGGGCGGCGAAGCCGGCCGCGGCCGCTGCCGACGGCAAGCCGTCGGGCAGCTCGTCCGGCGGGACCTCGGGCACCTCGGCCGGGTCCTCCGGGGCCGGGTCCTCCGGCACGGGTGAGGGCAGCGGTCCCGGCAAGGCCGGTGCCGTCGCCGCCGGTGCCGCGGGGGCTGCCGCCGGTGCGGCGGCGGCGAAGGCCGCGTCGTCGTCCGGTCCCGGTGGTTCCCCGGGCTCCGGTCCGCAGTCGCCCTCGAAGCCCTCGGCCGGTCCCGGACAGAAGCCCTCCGCGGGTGGTCCGTCGCCCTCCGGCCCCGCGCAGCAGAACGGTTCGGCGCAGTCCGGCCAGAACGGGCGCCCCGGGCCGGGTCCCGGTCCGCAGTCACCGTCGAAGCCCTCGCCGTCCAAGCCCTCGCCCGGCGGTGCCACGGCAGCGGGTGCGGCGGCCGGGTCCGCGGGCGGCGGTGCCAAGAACGCCGGGCCCGCCAACGGCGCCAACGGTCAGGCCGGCCGCGGTGGTCAGACACCGTCCGGTCCCGGTGCGCCGAAGCCCGGTGCGACCCCCGGGCCGAACGGCGCAGGGCCGAAGCCGTCGCCGGCCGCTCAGCAGAACGGCCCGAAGGGCCAGCAGCAGAACGGCGCGAAGAGCCAGGCGCCGCAGGGTGGCCAGCAGAACGCCCCGCAGGGTGGCCAGCAGCAGAACGGGGCCAAGGGGCAGGCGCCCCAGGGCGGTCAGCAGCAGGGCACCCCGCAGAGCCAGCAGCAGAACGGCGCGAAGGGTCAGGCGCCGCAGGGCGGTCAGCAGAATGCCCCGCAGGGGCAGCAGCAGAACGGCGCCCGGGGCCAGACGCCGCAGTCCGGTCCTCCGCAGGCTGCGCCGAAGCAGGGCGGCCCGACCCCGGGTCCGGCCCAGAACCCCGGCGCCGCGAAGAGCGGTGCCGCACCGTCCTCGGGGAGCCCTGCTCCCGCCGGCGCGAAGGGGTCCTCCGGTCCGGGCGGCGGTGCGGCGCCGAAGCCCGCGCCGGCGGCCAACGGGAGTGCCGTGAACGGGCAGGCCGGCGCCGCCGCGGCAGGGTCGGGTCCGAAGCCCGCTCCGGCCGCGAACGGCTCGGGATCCGCGCCGAAGCCCAGTGCCCCGGAGGCGGACGCCCCGACGACGACGGTCGGCACCTCGCCGTCGTCGTCCTCATCGTCCTCGCCCACGCCTCGACGGCCCGCGCCCGGCAAGCCGGTGTCGATCAAGCCGAAGAGCCCGTCGTCGACGTCCTCGCCGTCGCCGGCCCCGAGCGTGGCACCCGGTGGGCACACCCCGGCCCGCTCGGGCGGGCTCGACGCCGACACCGTGGCCGTCGACATGCGGCGCAAGGGTGGTCCGAGCCCCACGCCCCGGCCCCGGCCCCGGCCCGACGCGACGCCGAACCGCGTCGCGTCGACCACCTCCGGCGACGCCGATCGCGGGGGTTCGCGCGACTGA
- a CDS encoding O-antigen ligase family protein: MTAVEAHRAAGAAPGPRVPQQRPGPTRPRRSSPHLRVAAAVVVLSTLLTGAITFVGVFASVGRWQSTSEVVFNSTMETDQNIARGSRYIQDRLTTWETLGSSEAVARRAAEIGARPGSTPFDPATVSISSKHLTATEILEVTVTSDDEATVAADASTAAQALADVVVGSERYPGSANSKVTARVVSPGGPATDHGVEEARWWAILGAVGGFILSLLACSLLRPGRWSRDLAPFTIRSRRRMVELNQAVMHEALRDLIITGLRSPVGKVTAGIAALSIAGYGLTGLAIFPLIPVLAAAVWTWKKADPRWSSAALLFTGVGVFPEKVDLIKLGPVTPTVLEVSLVLAFVLLLRGRGIARSPRPVLTWPVIAILVAATVGAVAALALGGAFSLMIDNYRALLMVAAFFPVYFAFARRPHQLIAVMLSIAGVCSSIVLVASVAGWSRLLVDERTSVITGSATSDVARLSGPTLDMWAPLLILLLSALMPRRPRWLWIGLVVIGVLHQAASFNRSTWAPLILLVVAVAAVTHGPKGLVRRAAVLVVVGAIGLSVALTGLAGGQAKAIALRATSVVTGQAYGEDSLPDRLRENAAAYATLERQPFFGVGVGQYYGGELPQYNNDLSRPYVDPRPYIHNQYLRIWLYMGVLGLFAYAFAGTRILSTVLLSWRRRSPGAPMVVVVGMGLACLAAQSSLQTMLVDRPAIITTVTLMAALSAFATWSPWPTRPPFPPRRPGPPMGAGPMRPPGAGPMRPPGPPRRPAVPAGTMEE; the protein is encoded by the coding sequence ATGACGGCAGTCGAGGCCCACCGGGCAGCGGGCGCCGCGCCCGGGCCCCGGGTCCCGCAGCAGCGGCCCGGCCCGACGCGGCCCCGGCGCAGCAGCCCCCATCTCCGCGTCGCCGCCGCCGTCGTCGTGCTCTCGACGCTGCTCACGGGCGCGATCACCTTCGTCGGGGTGTTCGCCTCGGTCGGGCGCTGGCAGAGCACCTCCGAGGTGGTCTTCAACTCGACGATGGAGACCGACCAGAACATCGCCCGGGGCTCGCGCTACATCCAGGACCGGCTGACCACCTGGGAGACGCTCGGCAGCAGCGAGGCCGTCGCCCGGCGGGCCGCCGAGATCGGTGCGCGGCCCGGCAGCACCCCGTTCGACCCGGCGACCGTCTCCATCTCGTCCAAGCACCTCACGGCCACCGAGATCCTCGAGGTCACGGTCACCTCCGACGACGAGGCGACCGTCGCGGCGGACGCGAGCACCGCGGCGCAGGCCCTCGCCGACGTGGTGGTCGGCAGCGAGCGCTACCCCGGCTCGGCGAACTCCAAGGTGACCGCGCGGGTCGTGAGCCCTGGCGGGCCCGCCACCGACCACGGCGTCGAGGAGGCCCGCTGGTGGGCGATCCTCGGCGCGGTCGGCGGGTTCATCCTGTCGCTGCTCGCGTGCTCCCTGCTGCGGCCCGGACGCTGGTCGCGCGACCTCGCCCCGTTCACCATCCGGTCCCGCCGGCGCATGGTCGAGCTGAACCAGGCGGTGATGCACGAGGCGCTGCGCGACCTGATCATCACCGGTCTGCGCTCGCCGGTCGGCAAGGTGACGGCGGGGATCGCGGCGTTGTCGATCGCGGGCTACGGCCTGACGGGGCTCGCGATCTTCCCGTTGATCCCGGTCCTCGCGGCCGCGGTGTGGACGTGGAAGAAGGCCGACCCCCGGTGGTCCTCGGCGGCGCTGCTGTTCACCGGCGTCGGCGTGTTCCCGGAGAAGGTCGACCTGATCAAGCTCGGCCCGGTGACGCCGACGGTGCTCGAGGTCTCGCTCGTGCTCGCCTTCGTGCTGCTGCTGCGCGGCCGGGGGATCGCCCGCTCGCCCCGGCCGGTGCTCACGTGGCCGGTGATCGCGATCCTGGTCGCCGCCACGGTCGGCGCCGTCGCCGCGCTGGCGCTCGGCGGGGCGTTCAGCCTGATGATCGACAACTACCGCGCCCTGCTCATGGTCGCGGCGTTCTTCCCGGTGTACTTCGCCTTCGCCCGGCGCCCGCACCAGCTGATCGCGGTGATGCTGTCGATCGCCGGGGTCTGCAGCTCGATCGTGCTGGTCGCCTCCGTGGCCGGGTGGTCGCGGCTCCTCGTGGACGAGCGCACCTCGGTCATCACGGGGTCGGCCACCTCCGACGTCGCCCGGCTCTCCGGTCCCACACTCGACATGTGGGCGCCGCTGCTGATCCTGCTGCTCTCGGCCCTGATGCCGCGCCGGCCGCGCTGGCTGTGGATCGGGCTCGTCGTCATCGGCGTGCTGCACCAGGCCGCGAGCTTCAACCGTTCGACCTGGGCCCCGCTGATCCTGCTCGTCGTGGCGGTCGCGGCCGTGACGCACGGCCCCAAGGGCCTGGTGCGCCGCGCCGCGGTGCTCGTCGTCGTCGGGGCCATCGGGCTCAGCGTCGCGCTCACCGGTCTGGCCGGTGGGCAGGCGAAGGCCATCGCGCTGCGCGCCACGAGCGTCGTCACCGGGCAGGCCTACGGCGAGGACAGCCTCCCCGACCGGCTGCGCGAGAACGCCGCCGCCTACGCCACGCTCGAGCGCCAGCCCTTCTTCGGGGTCGGCGTCGGGCAGTACTACGGCGGGGAGCTGCCGCAGTACAACAACGACCTGAGCCGGCCGTACGTCGACCCGCGCCCGTACATCCACAACCAGTACCTGCGGATCTGGCTGTACATGGGGGTGCTGGGCCTGTTCGCCTACGCCTTCGCGGGCACCCGGATCCTCTCGACGGTGCTGCTGTCCTGGCGGCGGCGATCGCCCGGCGCCCCGATGGTCGTGGTCGTCGGGATGGGCCTGGCGTGCCTCGCGGCGCAGTCCAGCCTGCAGACGATGCTCGTCGACCGACCCGCGATCATCACCACGGTCACCCTCATGGCGGCGCTGTCGGCGTTCGCCACGTGGTCGCCCTGGCCGACCCGGCCGCCCTTCCCACCGCGCCGGCCCGGGCCCCCGATGGGCGCGGGACCGATGCGTCCGCCGGGCGCCGGACCGATGCGTCCGCCGGGTCCCCCCCGACGTCCTGCCGTCCCCGCAGGCACCATGGAGGAGTGA
- a CDS encoding methyltransferase domain-containing protein yields MTREVSATVTCRWCGSTEGTLVLDLGDQPAADHFPAVDDPGPDPVHPLRMWLCSGCGLANLAEDPTTPEEPRGAEPQAMVDQARDAVSRVRAAGLLDAPDGTARTTVTEFGSPHGGSWLDLLDAVGLSPVPEGVGADLVIDCFGLMHDADQAAGLGRRAAAVAPGGTLLLQFHTLAAIVADGGWNALRHGHFAYYSTPVLVRMLEEIGFEATHAFRFDLYGGTVLLAARRRGVGGPADPASVSALVEAETAAGVLDPAVVGTLEGATAASADALAEHLTAARDAGRSVLGYAAASRAVPLLNRARIGPDLLPAVADGSPGKQGRRFPGVPVPIVAAADVAGRRPDEVVLFVTDLLEEMRDRIPEVEAAGGRWVVVDPAVRVAEPRS; encoded by the coding sequence GTGACCCGCGAGGTCTCCGCCACCGTCACCTGCCGCTGGTGCGGCTCCACCGAGGGCACCCTGGTGCTCGACCTCGGCGACCAGCCCGCGGCCGACCACTTCCCGGCCGTCGACGACCCGGGGCCCGACCCGGTCCACCCGCTGCGGATGTGGCTGTGCTCCGGATGCGGCCTGGCGAACCTCGCCGAGGACCCGACCACCCCCGAGGAGCCGCGGGGCGCCGAACCGCAGGCGATGGTCGACCAGGCCCGCGACGCCGTGTCCCGGGTGCGGGCGGCGGGGCTGCTGGACGCGCCGGACGGCACGGCGCGGACGACGGTGACCGAGTTCGGCAGTCCGCACGGCGGGTCGTGGCTGGACCTGCTCGACGCCGTCGGGCTGTCCCCGGTGCCCGAGGGCGTGGGCGCGGACCTGGTGATCGACTGCTTCGGGCTCATGCACGACGCGGACCAGGCCGCCGGCCTCGGGCGCCGGGCCGCCGCGGTGGCGCCCGGCGGGACGCTGCTGCTGCAGTTCCACACGCTCGCCGCGATCGTCGCCGACGGCGGGTGGAACGCGTTGCGGCACGGGCACTTCGCCTACTACTCGACGCCGGTGCTGGTGCGCATGCTCGAGGAGATCGGGTTCGAGGCCACGCACGCGTTCCGCTTCGACCTCTACGGCGGGACGGTGCTGCTCGCCGCGCGTCGTCGGGGCGTGGGCGGCCCGGCCGACCCGGCGTCGGTGTCGGCGCTCGTCGAGGCCGAGACCGCGGCGGGCGTGCTGGACCCCGCCGTCGTCGGGACCCTCGAGGGCGCGACGGCCGCGAGCGCCGACGCGCTCGCCGAGCACCTCACCGCCGCGCGGGACGCGGGCCGCTCGGTCCTCGGCTACGCCGCGGCGTCGCGGGCCGTGCCGCTGCTCAACCGGGCCCGGATCGGGCCGGACCTGCTGCCCGCCGTCGCCGACGGGTCGCCCGGCAAGCAGGGCCGCCGGTTCCCGGGGGTGCCGGTGCCCATCGTGGCCGCGGCGGACGTCGCGGGGCGACGGCCCGACGAGGTGGTCCTCTTCGTCACCGACCTGCTCGAGGAGATGCGCGACCGCATCCCGGAGGTCGAGGCGGCGGGCGGCCGGTGGGTCGTCGTGGACCCGGCCGTCCGCGTGGCGGAGCCGCGGAGCTGA